One window of Quercus robur chromosome 5, dhQueRobu3.1, whole genome shotgun sequence genomic DNA carries:
- the LOC126725917 gene encoding uncharacterized protein At4g19900 produces MSKYEESAKPSEPFLLSLLHQLQDLRRSILAFLLSLPTSLFALFLLLLLAYNGFSVFYIHLPFPAKPPPVPANFSPENTAGESMKNGFSSSSKVTSLVMYAMKEEDPAVILKTHLPLLRKTHSSITPITESSVSKQRGVRKYKRKLKSVPSKARSSSFPAMIAEFFAGNSTISCKFRFFMTWISSKSFGDRELLAMESLFKSHPNACLVIVSSSMNSKTGSQFLKPLLDKGFRVMAIDPDFDYVFKNTYAEAWFDRLRKGNVNPGEVSLGQNLSNLLRLGLLYKFGGIYVDTDVIVLKSFSKLRNVIGAQTINLDTGNWSRLNNAVLIFDKNHPLLYKFIQEFALTFDGNKWGHNGPYLVSRVVSRLSGRPGFNFTVLPPSAFYPVDWSRIRSLFRGPRDKLHSKWLLKKLRHIQSQSFAVHLWNRQSKMLEVEKGSIINQIMLDCCIFCNASISRL; encoded by the coding sequence ATGTCCAAGTATGAAGAAAGCGCCAAACCTTCAGAgcctttccttctctctcttcttcaccAATTACAGGACCTAAGGAGATCCATCCTAGCTTTTCTCCTCTCCTTGCCCACCTCTCTTTttgctctctttcttcttcttctcttggCCTATAATGGCTTCTCTGTTTTCTACATTCACCTCCCTTTTCCGGCCAAGCCCCCTCCCGTACCCGCCAATTTCTCGCCGGAAAATACCGCCGGAGAATCAATGAAAAATGggttttcttcttcctcaaaGGTTACTTCTTTAGTGATGTATGCAATGAAAGAAGAAGACCCAGCTGTGATTTTGAAGACCCATTTGCCTCTTTTGCGCAAAACACACTCTTCAATCACACCCATTACTGAATCTTCAGTTTCAAAGCAGAGAGGGGTCCGGAAGTACAAGCGCAAGCTCAAGAGTGTGCCTTCCAAAGCTCGGTCAAGTTCTTTTCCAGCAATGATTGCTGAATTCTTCGCTGGAAATTCTACTATTTCTTGTAAGTTTCGGTTCTTTATGACCTGGATTTCGTCAAAGTCATTTGGTGATAGAGAATTGTTAGCTATGGAGAGCTTGTTTAAGTCTCACCCAAATGCTTGTTTGGTGATAGTCTCAAGTTCAATGAATTCAAAAACAGGAAGTCAATTTTTAAAACCTCTTTTAGATAAGGGGTTTCGTGTAATGGCTATTGATCCTGATTTTGATTATGTATTCAAGAATACTTACGCGGAGGCTTGGTTTGATAGGTTAAGGAAAGGGAATGTGAATCCTGGGGAGGTTTCTTTGGGTCAAAACCTCTCTAATTTGCTTAGGCTTGGTTTATTGTATAAATTTGGGGGTATTTATGTGGACACGGATGTTATAGTGTTAAAGAGTTTCTCAAAGTTGAGAAATGTGATCGGCGCGCAGACTATTAATCTTGACACTGGGAATTGGAGTCGATTGAACAATGCTGTGTTGATTTTTGACAAGAATCATCCTCTACTCTACAAGTTTATTCAAGAATTTGCACTAACATTTGATGGGAACAAGTGGGGACACAATGGCCCTTACTTAGTCTCAAGGGTTGTGTCCAGGTTGAGTGGAAGGCCTGGATTTAATTTCACCGTATTGCCACCGTCGGCATTTTATCCAGTTGATTGGAGTAGGATTCGAAGTCTCTTTCGGGGGCCTAGAGACAAGCTCCATTCAAAATGgttacttaaaaagctaaggcATATTCAGTCTCAAAGTTTTGCAGTGCACTTGTGGAATAGGCAGAGTAAAATGCTAGAGGTTGAAAAGGGAAGCATCATCAATCAGATAATGTTGGATTGTTGTATCTTCTGCAATGCTTCAATATCAAGgttgtaa
- the LOC126725918 gene encoding uncharacterized protein LOC126725918 isoform X1 encodes MPQRNRLLHLCFPKWIRLTEDCTISRKRCLFKTLKHCKTLVELEKGVDGLFGSFARLDSRISSVGLTAAKIDHLQLCCWGCFNCTKIAETTCIKGCMIIGRSSLLIPGLFSLEKTARVQLDLIPCGQARVEMEVEC; translated from the exons ATGCCACAGCGAAATCGGCTGCTGCACCTTTGTTTCCCGAAGTGGATAAG ATTGACGGAAGACTGTACAATCTCAAGGAAGAGGTGTCTGTTCAAGACTCTTAAGCACTGCAAGACACTTGTTGAG CTGGAAAAAGGTGTGGATGGCTTGTTTGGTAGCTTTGCAAGGTTGGATTCACGTATTTCAAGTGTCGGACTTACTGCTGCCAAGATAGATCACTTGCAG CTATGTTGCTGGGGCTGCTTCAATTGTACAAAAATTGC ggAAACCACTTGCATAAAGGGCTGCATGATCATTGGCAGAAGTTCACTTTTAATCCCAG GTTTATTCAGCTTAGAAAAGACTGCAAGAGTGCAGCTAGACTTAATTCCTTGTGGCCAAGCTCGAGTTGAAATGGAAGTGGAATGCTGA
- the LOC126725918 gene encoding uncharacterized protein LOC126725918 isoform X3: MPQRNRLLHLCFPKWIRLTEDCTISRKRCLFKTLKHCKTLVELEKGVDGLFGSFARLDSRISSVGLTAAKIDHLQGNHLHKGLHDHWQKFTFNPRFIQLRKDCKSAARLNSLWPSSS; encoded by the exons ATGCCACAGCGAAATCGGCTGCTGCACCTTTGTTTCCCGAAGTGGATAAG ATTGACGGAAGACTGTACAATCTCAAGGAAGAGGTGTCTGTTCAAGACTCTTAAGCACTGCAAGACACTTGTTGAG CTGGAAAAAGGTGTGGATGGCTTGTTTGGTAGCTTTGCAAGGTTGGATTCACGTATTTCAAGTGTCGGACTTACTGCTGCCAAGATAGATCACTTGCAG ggAAACCACTTGCATAAAGGGCTGCATGATCATTGGCAGAAGTTCACTTTTAATCCCAG GTTTATTCAGCTTAGAAAAGACTGCAAGAGTGCAGCTAGACTTAATTCCTTGTGGCCAAGCTCGAGTTGA
- the LOC126725918 gene encoding uncharacterized protein LOC126725918 isoform X2, with amino-acid sequence MPQRNRLLHLCFPKWIRLTEDCTISRKRCLFKTLKHCKTLVELEKGVDGLFGSFARLDSRISSVGLTAAKIDHLQLCCWGCFNCTKIAETTCIKGCMIIGRSSLLIPGGESYKEGACF; translated from the exons ATGCCACAGCGAAATCGGCTGCTGCACCTTTGTTTCCCGAAGTGGATAAG ATTGACGGAAGACTGTACAATCTCAAGGAAGAGGTGTCTGTTCAAGACTCTTAAGCACTGCAAGACACTTGTTGAG CTGGAAAAAGGTGTGGATGGCTTGTTTGGTAGCTTTGCAAGGTTGGATTCACGTATTTCAAGTGTCGGACTTACTGCTGCCAAGATAGATCACTTGCAG CTATGTTGCTGGGGCTGCTTCAATTGTACAAAAATTGC ggAAACCACTTGCATAAAGGGCTGCATGATCATTGGCAGAAGTTCACTTTTAATCCCAG GTGGTGAGTCTTACAAAGAAGGTGCCTGTTTTTAA
- the LOC126725918 gene encoding exocyst complex component 5-like isoform X4 has translation MPQRNRLLHLCFPKWIRLTEDCTISRKRCLFKTLKHCKTLVELEKGVDGLFGSFARLDSRISSVGLTAAKIDHLQGNHLHKGLHDHWQKFTFNPRW, from the exons ATGCCACAGCGAAATCGGCTGCTGCACCTTTGTTTCCCGAAGTGGATAAG ATTGACGGAAGACTGTACAATCTCAAGGAAGAGGTGTCTGTTCAAGACTCTTAAGCACTGCAAGACACTTGTTGAG CTGGAAAAAGGTGTGGATGGCTTGTTTGGTAGCTTTGCAAGGTTGGATTCACGTATTTCAAGTGTCGGACTTACTGCTGCCAAGATAGATCACTTGCAG ggAAACCACTTGCATAAAGGGCTGCATGATCATTGGCAGAAGTTCACTTTTAATCCCAG GTGGTGA
- the LOC126725919 gene encoding protein RTF1 homolog, producing the protein MADLENLLLEAAGRTSSAGRRNTVPPSRRRREGSYSDGGSDSRDDDSDDDRDYASRKPSGSQVPLKKRLDPAERDDDLGSQEEGDDDGVSDREGDSSDESDVGEDLYKNEDDRRKLAQMTELEREMILSDRASKKNDKNLREKIRSKRDSGKTTQSRKETPPLPQSRLRLTPRSADRSAKDDALNELRAKRLKQQDPEAHRKLRDASRGSSGNRTFSPKRKTFTRPSVSSSSQSESESRSHSEDEGSTGDGAMVDSDDERGMSGSEVPSFDDIKEITIRRSKLGKWFMEPFFEELIVGCFVRVGIGRSKSGPIYRLCLVRNVDATEPDRQYRLENKTTYKYLNVIWGNESSAARWQMAMVSDSAPLEEEYKQWIKEVERSGGRMPSKQDVLEKKEAIKKTNTYVYSAATVKQMLQEKKSSLSRPLNVAAEKDRLRRELEIAQSKHDEAEVERIKTRLQQLEASRQTKEKDTKAMRLAEMNRKNRVENFKNASELKPINTGLKAGEAGYDPFSRRWTRSRNYYISKPGGTNGATVANGDANGASATVVVSNVTGEKVITEVGLAATAAALEAAADAGKLVDTSAPVDQGTESNLLHNFELPISLAALQRFGGPQGAQAGFMARKQRIEATIGCKVPENDGRRHALTLTVSDYKRRRGLL; encoded by the coding sequence ATGGCAGACTTAGAAAATTTGCTCCTGGAGGCTGCTGGAAGAACCAGTTCAGCAGGCAGAAGGAACACAGTTCCACCATCTAGAAGGCGACGTGAGGGTTCATATTCTGATGGTGGAAGTGACTCTAGGGATGATGATTCAGATGATGATCGTGATTATGCAAGCAGAAAGCCCTCTGGATCTCAAGTTCCTTTGAAGAAGAGGTTGGACCCTGCTGAAAGAGATGATGATCTGGGCAGCCAGGAAGAgggtgatgatgatggtgtGTCTGATCGTGAGGGTGACAGCAGTGATGAATCTGATGTTGGTGAGGATCTTTATAAGAATGAAGATGACAGGCGAAAGCTTGCACAGATGACTGAACTTGAAAGAGAGATGATCTTGTCAGATAGGGCATCCaagaaaaatgataagaatTTACGGGAGAAAATTAGATCAAAGAGGGATAGCGGAAAGACCACTCAATCTAGAAAAGAGACTCCACCTCTTCCACAATCTCGTCTGCGCTTGACACCCAGATCTGCTGACAGGTCCGCCAAGGATGATGCATTGAATGAATTGCGAGCAAAGCGATTGAAGCAGCAAGACCCAGAGGCTCACCGTAAATTAAGAGATGCATCTAGAGGAAGTTCAGGGAATCGAACTTTCTCACCAAAGCGAAAAACTTTCACTAGACCAAGTGTGAGTAGTTCTAGTCAGAGTGAGAGTGAAAGTAGGTCCCACAGTGAAGATGAAGGATCAACAGGGGATGGTGCAATGGTTGACAGTGATGACGAGAGGGGCATGTCTGGATCTGAGGTTCCATCTTTTGATGATATAAAGGAAATTACTATTCGGAGGTCAAAGCTAGGAAAATGGTTTATGGAGCCATTCTTTGAGGAGTTGATTGTGGGTTGCTTTGTGAGGGTTGGAATTGGGAGGTCAAAATCTGGACCTATATACAGGCTTTGCTTGGTCCGAAATGTTGATGCCACAGAACCTGACAGGCAGTACAGACTGGAGAATAAAACCACGTATAAGTATCTAAATGTTATATGGGGCAATGAAAGCTCTGCTGCCAGGTGGCAGATGGCTATGGTTTCTGACTCAGCTCCACTAGAGGAGGAGTATAAACAGTGGATTAAGGAGGTAGAAAGAAGCGGGGGTCGGATGCCAAGCAAACAGGATGTGTTGGAAAAGAAGGAGGCTATTAAGAAAACCAACACATATGTTTACTCGGCGGCCACTGTGAAGCAGATGTTGCAAGAGAAAAAATCTTCTTTGTCAAGACCACTTAATGTAGCAGCTGAGAAGGACCGGCTTAGGAGGGAGTTGGAAATTGCACAAAGCAAGCATGATGAGGCAGAGGTGGAGAGGATCAAGACAAGGCTGCAGCAATTAGAGGCATCCCGGCAAACAAAGGAGAAAGATACCAAGGCCATGAGGCTAGCTGAGATGAACAGAAAGAACAGGGTTGAGAATTTCAAAAATGCATCAGAACTGAAACCCATAAACACGGGCTTAAAAGCAGGGGAGGCTGGTTATGATCCCTTTTCAAGGAGATGGACTAGGTCAAGGAATTACTACATTTCAAAGCCTGGTGGAACCAATGGGGCCACGGTGGCAAATGGTGATGCTAATGGTGCATCTGCTACAGTTGTAGTCAGTAATGTGACTGGAGAAAAGGTAATCACAGAGGTTGGCTTGGCCGCTACAGCTGCAGCCTTGGAAGCTGCAGCTGATGCCGGGAAGTTGGTTGATACTAGTGCTCCTGTGGATCAAGGGACAGAGTCAAATTTGCTGCATAATTTTGAGCTGCCAATTTCATTGGCTGCTCTTCAGAGGTTTGGTGGGCCCCAAGGAGCTCAGGCTGGATTCATGGcaaggaaacaaagaattgaAGCAACAATTGGATGCAAAGTCCCTGAGAATGATGGAAGGAGGCATGCACTGACCCTGACGGTTAGTGACTATAAGAGAAGAAGAGGGCTTCTCTGA